One genomic segment of Alkalimarinus alittae includes these proteins:
- a CDS encoding CbbQ/NirQ/NorQ/GpvN family protein — translation MFKRDQALAVRTIFNLDVPVEVITTGFSDTNNPHVPKINEGYIFRRETLRDILSFLDDPDEDGLFFAGHYGAGKTTLPYQVAARLSWPIQSLTAHSRLEFDDLMGTWKLVNGVMEFLHGPLAIAMREGHLFILNEIDRTDPGQLAGLHDVLEGHPLVIATNGGEVIRAHENFRFIATGNSLGSGDSTGLYQGVNQLDIAFMDRFRVVEVQYPTEDIEMAILEKKTPDLPEEIRKNMIKVANKIRNLFIGGEEVATPLTITMSTRALCRWAKLTLVFRNAPNALSYALNQSLLAKAEPEQKIAIEQIAKDVFGENWTQKDAA, via the coding sequence ATGTTCAAACGCGACCAAGCTCTTGCTGTACGCACTATTTTCAACCTTGATGTACCTGTAGAGGTAATCACTACTGGTTTCTCTGATACTAATAATCCTCATGTACCAAAAATAAATGAGGGGTATATTTTTAGAAGAGAGACTCTACGCGACATTTTGTCTTTTCTGGATGATCCAGATGAAGATGGACTGTTCTTTGCTGGTCACTACGGTGCTGGTAAAACAACCCTTCCTTACCAAGTAGCCGCAAGGCTCAGCTGGCCCATTCAATCTCTTACGGCGCATAGTCGTCTGGAGTTTGATGACCTAATGGGTACCTGGAAGCTCGTTAATGGTGTTATGGAATTTCTACACGGCCCATTAGCTATTGCTATGCGTGAAGGTCACCTTTTCATTTTGAATGAGATTGACCGCACTGATCCTGGTCAGCTTGCTGGTTTGCATGATGTTCTTGAAGGACATCCTTTAGTTATTGCAACTAATGGTGGAGAGGTTATACGCGCACATGAGAACTTCCGATTCATAGCAACAGGAAATAGCTTAGGTTCTGGAGACAGTACTGGGCTATACCAAGGCGTTAACCAATTGGATATCGCTTTTATGGATCGCTTTAGAGTCGTTGAAGTTCAATACCCCACTGAGGATATTGAAATGGCAATTCTCGAAAAGAAAACACCTGACCTACCAGAAGAAATTCGAAAGAATATGATCAAAGTTGCAAATAAAATACGCAACCTTTTCATTGGTGGTGAGGAAGTGGCAACGCCTCTAACGATTACAATGTCTACAAGGGCTTTGTGTCGCTGGGCTAAGTTAACACTGGTGTTTCGCAATGCGCCTAATGCGCTTTCGTATGCTTTGAATCAGTCCTTGCTTGCAAAGGCTGAACCCGAGCAAAAGATTGCCATTGAGCAAATTGCTAAAGATGTGTTTGGTGAAAACTGGACTCAAAAGGATGCAGCATGA
- a CDS encoding DUF3150 domain-containing protein, translating to MEFIHGTTLVHLKIRCWSGEKKASRDHDIKLGLNGELPPQKLLDLGRKKIFPPKAFDPLARERKAAERACLSIGTRFMGGYAIPDEDVDEIVIKLDSIKEKFRLALADFLSDFDRNKEDWLSDNVEFAHIIRDQVPDREAVEKSFDFSFTLYKMQPVEGFEPDADDVANQVLHEIGMTCKEMSNRLLDRKTAISGKKLKEQVEPLIKKLDTLSFGNGRILKVLNEFRALHNSVPLERIDQDHPSHSQTVLFLSMCADSEKLERIIDGQLSVAKLIQSSQPPAPSQDAVGSDLSTTKPAAAMSSIASAGAYF from the coding sequence ATGGAATTCATCCATGGAACCACACTCGTCCATTTAAAAATCCGTTGCTGGTCAGGGGAGAAAAAAGCCTCACGTGATCATGATATTAAACTGGGCTTAAATGGCGAATTACCACCTCAAAAACTGCTTGATTTAGGCAGAAAGAAAATCTTTCCACCAAAGGCGTTTGATCCATTAGCAAGAGAACGTAAAGCGGCAGAAAGAGCGTGTTTATCAATTGGTACGCGTTTCATGGGTGGCTATGCCATTCCAGACGAAGATGTTGATGAGATCGTTATAAAACTAGATAGCATTAAAGAAAAGTTCCGGTTGGCATTGGCAGATTTCTTGTCTGATTTTGACCGGAACAAAGAAGATTGGCTATCGGATAATGTCGAGTTTGCTCATATTATCCGTGACCAAGTTCCTGATCGTGAAGCGGTTGAAAAATCGTTCGACTTTTCTTTTACGCTATACAAAATGCAACCTGTTGAAGGTTTTGAACCTGATGCAGATGACGTTGCTAATCAAGTCTTGCATGAAATTGGAATGACCTGCAAAGAGATGTCTAATCGCCTACTGGATCGTAAAACAGCCATAAGTGGTAAGAAACTCAAAGAGCAGGTTGAACCTCTCATCAAGAAACTGGACACCTTGTCCTTCGGAAATGGTCGCATTTTAAAAGTACTGAATGAATTTCGTGCACTGCACAATTCAGTACCGCTAGAACGCATCGATCAGGACCACCCAAGTCATAGCCAGACAGTGCTGTTTCTTTCAATGTGTGCGGATAGCGAAAAGCTTGAACGTATTATTGATGGACAATTATCAGTGGCGAAACTGATCCAAAGTTCACAGCCTCCAGCCCCATCACAGGACGCGGTAGGAAGTGACTTATCAACAACTAAGCCTGCGGCTGCAATGAGTTCTATTGCTTCAGCTGGCGCTTACTTCTAG
- a CDS encoding VWA domain-containing protein has translation MSNIQTALERALPIVAAAYGEQFGVKVVLSGSDAYTDGETIVLPMLKSMSELKDVLFGYLAHEASHVKNSCFDTIKKCKSPLEKSFLNIIEDIRIEQLIQEEFPGTQFTLNAVATYVVEQGMSLPATPEDNEASQLHQYLLHRLRAEILDQDSSKPLAKSSLQVVEQTFPLGFFIRLDGLLAKHMNNLSCSDDCLLLARAIMKALEEAEEEQRQQELNDQNQQQDDNAQSQDEQSQNGDGTGQDAKGSSQSQTDQAGSSNDEQVNQGQEGSSSSRDAGDDSNQVSSQGGSPADDSRSTDQQSSTNDSQTGSQGSDAGLGDKGASLHEKVSNETNLPEDAISNLKGELSQQAIEDNNGQRFDINTSSVGDLMGSNGDTSSLATGILASSALRSRLLGLLQAQSRQKEWLHTRGNRVSGKRLSRLATGDSRVFIKREELKKPETAVHVLLDTSGSMDATQDIANHATVSLALAISSIPKCDIAVSMFPGVNGAVSPMVHRGQPVRANLGRFAVTSHGGTPLAEAMLYAARELSASPRQRKVLIIITDGAPNNAQGVHYLNSLIDGHIDTYAIGIATTAVSRFFENWSTIQNISELQSALFKIAGNFLELN, from the coding sequence ATGTCTAACATACAAACCGCTCTGGAAAGAGCACTACCTATTGTTGCCGCTGCTTATGGCGAGCAATTTGGTGTAAAAGTCGTGCTTTCGGGTTCTGACGCTTATACCGACGGTGAAACCATTGTTCTGCCAATGTTGAAATCAATGAGTGAACTAAAGGATGTCCTTTTTGGGTATCTGGCTCATGAAGCTTCGCATGTAAAAAATTCGTGCTTTGACACTATTAAAAAATGTAAGAGCCCGTTAGAAAAATCTTTTCTCAATATCATTGAGGATATAAGGATTGAACAACTTATTCAGGAAGAGTTTCCTGGCACTCAATTCACGTTGAATGCTGTGGCGACTTATGTTGTGGAGCAGGGCATGAGCCTCCCCGCAACACCTGAAGATAATGAGGCATCTCAATTGCACCAATACCTTTTGCATCGATTACGTGCAGAAATACTGGATCAAGATTCCTCAAAACCATTGGCTAAATCGAGTTTACAGGTAGTTGAACAGACGTTTCCGCTTGGCTTCTTCATCCGTTTGGATGGGCTCCTAGCAAAACATATGAACAACCTTTCCTGCAGCGATGATTGTCTGCTATTAGCTAGAGCTATTATGAAGGCTCTAGAAGAGGCAGAAGAAGAACAGCGTCAACAAGAGCTAAATGATCAAAACCAACAACAGGATGACAACGCTCAGTCTCAAGATGAGCAAAGTCAGAATGGTGATGGAACTGGTCAGGATGCTAAAGGTTCTTCACAGTCACAAACTGATCAAGCTGGTTCATCAAATGATGAGCAGGTCAATCAGGGTCAAGAAGGTTCTTCGTCTAGCAGAGATGCTGGTGATGATAGTAACCAGGTTAGTAGCCAGGGAGGTTCCCCGGCTGATGATTCACGTTCAACGGATCAGCAATCGTCCACCAACGACAGCCAAACGGGCAGTCAAGGCAGCGATGCAGGTTTAGGTGATAAAGGCGCTTCTTTGCATGAGAAAGTCAGTAATGAGACTAATCTGCCGGAAGATGCCATTAGTAACCTAAAAGGTGAGTTGAGTCAGCAAGCTATAGAAGATAACAACGGTCAGCGTTTTGATATTAATACATCAAGCGTTGGCGATCTTATGGGCTCAAATGGTGATACCAGTAGTTTGGCGACAGGAATACTTGCCTCGTCAGCTCTACGGTCTCGCTTACTTGGCCTACTTCAAGCTCAAAGCCGCCAAAAAGAATGGCTCCATACAAGGGGTAATCGGGTGTCTGGAAAGCGTCTGAGCAGATTGGCAACTGGTGATTCACGGGTATTTATTAAACGTGAGGAACTAAAAAAGCCTGAAACTGCGGTTCATGTATTGCTGGATACCAGTGGTTCTATGGATGCAACTCAGGATATTGCTAATCACGCGACAGTGTCTTTAGCTCTGGCTATATCGTCTATTCCTAAATGCGACATTGCAGTATCGATGTTTCCGGGAGTTAACGGAGCAGTCAGCCCAATGGTTCACCGTGGTCAGCCCGTCAGGGCTAACTTAGGACGATTTGCAGTTACCTCACACGGAGGCACGCCGCTGGCTGAAGCCATGCTGTATGCCGCTAGAGAGTTATCTGCTAGTCCTCGTCAACGTAAGGTTTTGATCATCATTACTGATGGTGCTCCAAATAATGCTCAAGGAGTTCATTATTTGAACAGTCTTATCGATGGCCATATCGATACCTATGCAATAGGTATCGCCACAACTGCTGTTAGTCGGTTTTTTGAAAACTGGTCCACTATTCAAAACATAAGCGAGCTTCAAAGCGCTTTGTTCAAGATAGCGGGTAATTTTTTAGAACTGAACTAA
- a CDS encoding DUF7146 domain-containing protein, whose product MRKRNSTQLKEKMSGYWLNAFAVLAPGLRHAVKKLGQNVPCPIDGGTDGFRLFNDANETGGGVKQSERIIPEGIDMLMWVNNWSFTQAFDELEGWMNGAPIQSQPVIHIPKVKVVDEANLRKWLNRIWGESLSLEHQMSYPARAYFGYRRISQAALTASDIRFHPNLNYKDTNGNSLGTFGAVLCLVRNNEGNPVSIHRTFLTKSGVKVNLGEKNKARKVTPPVLKDSKGRQLRLFEPKNGYLGVCEGLETALAVHQAKQLPIWPNLSNTNLHSFIAPPGIHTVINFVDKDRSKAGKKPAGENSALILEANLKAQGIRVINLLPPIPILDTDKKGVDWADQLIRDPRGFDLIDQAVDFVQLKQA is encoded by the coding sequence ATGAGAAAAAGAAACTCAACACAACTAAAAGAAAAAATGAGCGGCTATTGGCTTAATGCTTTTGCCGTTCTCGCTCCTGGATTAAGGCACGCCGTTAAAAAGCTAGGACAAAATGTACCTTGCCCTATTGATGGTGGAACAGATGGTTTCAGGTTGTTCAACGATGCAAATGAAACCGGTGGTGGGGTAAAACAATCTGAGCGAATCATTCCTGAAGGGATTGATATGCTTATGTGGGTAAACAATTGGTCATTTACACAAGCATTTGATGAATTAGAAGGTTGGATGAATGGAGCGCCTATCCAGTCCCAACCGGTTATCCATATACCAAAAGTCAAAGTAGTTGATGAAGCTAACCTAAGGAAGTGGCTAAACCGTATCTGGGGAGAATCATTATCTCTGGAGCACCAAATGTCATATCCCGCAAGAGCTTATTTTGGGTATCGCCGTATTTCACAAGCAGCATTAACCGCAAGTGATATACGGTTTCACCCAAACCTTAACTATAAGGACACTAATGGAAATAGCCTTGGGACGTTTGGCGCTGTGCTTTGCTTAGTGCGAAATAATGAAGGCAATCCTGTCTCTATTCACCGAACGTTTTTAACAAAATCAGGCGTGAAAGTGAATCTTGGTGAGAAGAACAAAGCACGAAAGGTAACCCCGCCTGTCTTAAAAGACAGTAAAGGTCGCCAGCTTCGTTTATTCGAACCAAAAAATGGCTACTTGGGTGTCTGTGAGGGACTGGAAACTGCATTGGCAGTACACCAGGCTAAACAGCTCCCTATATGGCCCAACTTATCTAATACAAATTTGCATTCGTTTATAGCTCCTCCGGGAATTCATACAGTGATCAACTTTGTAGATAAGGACAGAAGTAAAGCAGGAAAAAAACCGGCAGGCGAGAACTCAGCGCTGATCTTGGAGGCCAACTTAAAGGCTCAAGGTATTCGGGTAATAAACCTGCTTCCACCAATACCCATTCTTGATACAGATAAGAAGGGTGTCGATTGGGCTGATCAGTTGATACGAGATCCAAGAGGGTTTGATCTTATAGATCAAGCGGTGGATTTTGTGCAATTGAAACAAGCTTAA
- a CDS encoding JAB domain-containing protein, whose amino-acid sequence MKYHKFKAGEEAGTYIVDSSVTADDILKMARQLARNKLSKGSKIQSPKDTFEYLEALYRNHEHEVFGIIYLNNQNRVIASEELFRGTIDGASVYPREVVKQSLTHNAAALIIYHNHPSGEPEPSECDKKITLRLQKALLLVDIKVLDHIVVATNGCVSLAQRGVL is encoded by the coding sequence ATGAAATATCATAAGTTTAAAGCCGGTGAAGAAGCTGGAACATACATTGTCGATAGTAGTGTTACTGCAGACGACATTCTTAAAATGGCCCGTCAACTGGCTAGAAACAAACTATCGAAGGGTTCAAAGATACAAAGCCCAAAAGATACTTTTGAGTATCTTGAAGCGCTGTATCGAAATCATGAGCACGAAGTATTTGGCATTATTTATTTGAATAACCAAAACCGAGTGATTGCATCTGAGGAACTGTTCAGAGGCACTATTGATGGCGCTTCAGTGTACCCACGAGAAGTGGTTAAACAATCTCTTACTCATAACGCGGCGGCATTAATAATTTACCATAATCATCCATCTGGTGAGCCCGAACCTAGTGAATGCGATAAGAAAATAACTTTGCGTTTACAGAAGGCTCTACTTTTAGTCGATATTAAGGTATTGGATCATATTGTTGTTGCGACCAATGGTTGCGTTTCATTAGCACAACGAGGCGTACTCTAA
- the tnpA gene encoding IS66 family insertion sequence element accessory protein TnpA, with protein sequence MSKSALTKKQAYWLNHIQQCEQKKLTAPAYCDQHDLKVSQLYSYKHELRRKGFLQTESTTAFAKATVKPPQKTTTVRVHPVAFSLSVAWGKFRLQMTTGGPLS encoded by the coding sequence ATGAGCAAATCAGCACTCACAAAAAAACAAGCCTACTGGCTCAACCACATACAGCAGTGCGAGCAGAAGAAGCTAACCGCTCCCGCTTACTGTGATCAACATGACCTGAAAGTATCACAGCTTTACAGCTATAAACACGAACTTCGCCGCAAAGGTTTTCTCCAAACGGAATCTACAACGGCTTTTGCAAAAGCCACCGTTAAACCACCACAAAAAACGACGACGGTTAGGGTGCACCCTGTCGCTTTCTCTTTGTCCGTTGCCTGGGGTAAGTTCCGCTTACAAATGACGACGGGTGGTCCGTTGTCATGA
- the tnpB gene encoding IS66 family insertion sequence element accessory protein TnpB (TnpB, as the term is used for proteins encoded by IS66 family insertion elements, is considered an accessory protein, since TnpC, encoded by a neighboring gene, is a DDE family transposase.) yields the protein MMRPDDLSITVYLHKAPVDFRKSINGLAILVEAEMELNPFEKALFAFCNRQRDKIKVLYWERNGFCLWYKRLDKERFKWPNKQASDVITLTTQELNWLLDGFDLWSNKPHQTLNYQSVI from the coding sequence ATGATGAGGCCTGATGACTTATCGATTACCGTCTACTTGCATAAAGCTCCTGTAGACTTCCGAAAATCGATTAACGGCTTGGCCATCTTGGTCGAAGCGGAGATGGAACTGAACCCTTTCGAGAAAGCGCTATTCGCTTTCTGTAACCGTCAGCGTGATAAAATCAAGGTACTGTATTGGGAGCGCAATGGTTTTTGTCTCTGGTATAAACGCTTAGATAAAGAACGGTTTAAGTGGCCAAATAAACAAGCGTCTGATGTTATTACCCTGACGACTCAGGAACTAAACTGGCTATTGGATGGCTTTGATTTATGGAGTAATAAACCTCACCAAACCCTGAATTATCAGTCGGTTATCTAA
- the tnpC gene encoding IS66 family transposase: protein MKINPNNLPNDVESLKALVQKQQNLLDEKQAEVDKKQARVEQLEEQWRLFLHRKFASQSEKAPGQGELFNETEETAEDPILELDAEAILSPETKTKAKTRGRKPLPSELPRVKVIHDLPESERQCPCGCQLSEIGEETSEQLDIIPAKIRVLQHIQKKYACKACEDKVKTAFKPAQPIPKSNASAGLLAHIAVSKYQDALPLYRQEGMFKRVGIHLPRQTLANWVIRSSELLQPLINLMRDQLLASPVIHCDETVVKVLKEPDKPASSQSYMWVQVAGPPQQRIILFDYDQSRSGQVPLRLLSGYQGYLQTDGYEGYNAVASQPGVTQLCCMAHARRKFMEAKKAQPKAKAKTRSKVDVAIDMIGKLYGLERAYQDATPENRYQMRQEKAKPVLEKLRHWLDKTLPTVPPTILLGKALNYLHKYWARLTVYLEDGCLNIDNNIAENAIRPFVIGRKNWLFSDTPRGAHASARIYSVIETAKANGLEPYAYLKQLFTELPRVSSVDDVEALLPWNQNLTTLLMNETLPQGGV, encoded by the coding sequence ATGAAAATCAACCCAAACAACCTACCTAACGATGTTGAAAGCCTTAAAGCTTTAGTCCAAAAGCAGCAAAACCTGTTGGATGAAAAGCAAGCTGAGGTCGATAAGAAGCAGGCTCGCGTAGAGCAATTAGAAGAGCAGTGGCGTCTGTTCCTGCATCGTAAATTTGCCTCGCAAAGCGAGAAAGCGCCAGGTCAGGGTGAACTCTTCAATGAAACGGAAGAAACCGCAGAAGACCCCATTCTTGAGTTGGATGCGGAAGCTATACTCAGTCCTGAGACAAAGACCAAAGCCAAGACTCGTGGCCGTAAGCCATTACCGTCTGAGCTACCTCGCGTTAAAGTCATCCATGATCTTCCTGAGTCTGAGCGTCAATGCCCTTGCGGCTGCCAACTCTCGGAAATAGGTGAAGAAACCTCCGAACAGCTGGACATCATTCCTGCCAAAATACGTGTACTTCAGCATATCCAAAAGAAGTATGCCTGCAAGGCCTGCGAAGATAAGGTCAAAACGGCATTCAAACCTGCTCAGCCCATTCCAAAGAGTAATGCCAGTGCGGGTTTGTTAGCTCATATTGCGGTATCGAAGTATCAAGATGCATTACCGCTATACAGACAGGAAGGAATGTTCAAACGCGTAGGCATTCACCTTCCACGGCAAACACTGGCTAACTGGGTGATCCGCTCCAGCGAGTTGCTACAACCGCTTATCAACCTGATGCGTGATCAGCTACTGGCAAGCCCCGTTATTCATTGCGATGAAACGGTCGTTAAGGTGCTGAAAGAGCCCGATAAACCGGCCAGTAGCCAATCCTATATGTGGGTTCAAGTGGCAGGGCCGCCGCAACAGCGCATTATTTTGTTTGATTATGATCAGAGTCGTTCCGGTCAGGTACCCCTGCGCCTGCTGTCTGGCTATCAAGGCTATCTGCAAACGGATGGTTATGAAGGCTATAACGCGGTGGCATCACAACCAGGCGTTACTCAACTCTGCTGTATGGCTCACGCTCGGCGTAAGTTTATGGAGGCTAAAAAAGCACAACCTAAAGCTAAAGCCAAAACGCGCAGTAAGGTTGATGTCGCTATCGACATGATTGGCAAGCTGTATGGGTTAGAGCGAGCTTATCAAGATGCGACACCAGAAAATCGTTATCAAATGCGACAAGAGAAGGCGAAGCCAGTTCTGGAGAAACTGCGACATTGGCTGGATAAAACATTACCCACTGTCCCGCCAACGATCTTGCTCGGAAAGGCGCTGAACTACCTGCATAAATACTGGGCTCGGCTGACTGTCTACCTGGAAGATGGTTGCTTGAATATAGACAATAACATAGCGGAGAATGCTATCCGGCCGTTCGTAATAGGTCGTAAGAACTGGTTGTTTAGTGATACACCGAGAGGGGCTCACGCCAGTGCAAGAATCTATAGCGTTATTGAAACGGCTAAAGCGAATGGGCTGGAGCCTTATGCTTATCTTAAGCAGTTGTTTACCGAACTACCGCGCGTGAGTAGTGTTGATGACGTAGAGGCGTTGCTGCCTTGGAATCAGAACCTGACAACCTTGCTCATGAATGAAACACTGCCGCAAGGTGGGGTTTAA